ctGATTCATATTCACACCCAtactatatttcctttttcttttattctttcttttctttgtttttgaattgaaaaatgttattgaattaattaatttagaatattttcccatggttacatgattcatattcacGCCCAtactatatttcctttttcttttttctttcttttcttttttttttgaattaaaatgttattgaattaattaatttagaatattttcccatggttacctgattcatattcACNTTACCTGATTCATATTCACACCCAtactatatttcctttttctttttttctttcttttctttttttttgaattgaaaaatattattgaattaattcatttagaatattttcccatggttacctgattcatattcACACCCATACTATATTAACTACACTCAGAGAGAGTCTGGTTCAAAAATTAGACAGTTACTCCCTTCCCTCGAATAGGAATGAGATTCGTCAGCTGCCTCCTCTTAGAACACAGGGAAAGACAGTCATCAGACATTTAACAAATCAGAAATACTCCAGTTGTTTTCTAGCAAGTCACAAAAAGGGACATTTCCTGAATTTCTCGACTTACCTCAAGTTTCCCAGACTATAAAATCGTGACTCGCCATCCGTGGACCGGACCACTTTCAGCGTGAACATGGGCTGTAGCTGCCGGATTTCTAGGAGTACAATTGCTAAGTAATGGATGAAGAGAAGCGCATCCACGAGGGAGACTGCATATTGCACGATGCCCTGGTAATTCCGGTCCCTTGAGTCCAGGATGCGGACGCCATAGAAAAGCCAATAGGAGACCACAAACAGAAATATGAGGACCAGCAAGAGGGCCCGGAATACAAAGATCCGGGGCATTTCCACTCTTTGATGGCggaagaagagggcccaggagcCAATGAGAAGGATGAGGAGCTTAAACGCCACCGAGATGAAGAGCCCCTCGCATATTGTGCCACACGGTTCCAGCTCGTCCCTCCACAGAATTGGGGGTAAGAGAATGAAGGCAATAGGGGTGAGGAAAACGAGAAGACCCAGGACGGCCGCCACTGTCAGGCCAAGGTAGCGTTTGCAATCCAGTCCGACGCTATCCTCCATGTCCTTGCTGATCCTAGCAATGTCCTCCTGGGAGATGCTGTGTTCCGAAGTGCCAGTGATGGCGGTGGTGGTTTCTCCCCAGTTGTCATCCTGATGGCAGAGGAGAAGAGGAATCAAGCTACCATTCGTTGAACCTCAGAGCAAGAAAGTGTCTCCGTGAGCCCAAGGGTCCAACCCAGCCTAAACAGTAAATCCTCTGCCTCCAAAATCTCCCAAGAGCAGATCATCTAGATCCCACTTCGGGACTTCTAGCAAAGATATTCAACTAAACAAAACCACCCTGGAGGAAGGTCGTCCAAGccttgcattttacaaatgaggaggaTGAAGTTtcaaggaaattaaatgatttcttcaaAGTCACAGAGGTATGAAATTTCaaaggtgggatctgaaccccCAAGTCTTTGGTCTTTGGAGCCAACAATCTTTCCCCTATCCCACAAATTAGTGAGCAGCATGTCATTTTTAATAGCTGGGAAGCGTTTAAAGATAAAACAAACCTCTCATAGAAaacacagaaatatatttttaagatttcatttattATCACAGGGAAATGGAGGAGTATTTGCTCTATAATTGAAAACCTTTTTGAACACTAAATTTTAGTGGGAATAAAGGTTCTTGATAGAGTGAccataatttaatattttcttgataATGCAAGGttagctggatttggagttgaaaaaacattatgtctttttttttttttttttttaaacccttaccttcggtcttg
This is a stretch of genomic DNA from Gracilinanus agilis isolate LMUSP501 unplaced genomic scaffold, AgileGrace unplaced_scaffold38156, whole genome shotgun sequence. It encodes these proteins:
- the LOC123255043 gene encoding vang-like protein 1, yielding STNGSLIPLLLCHQDDNWGETTTAITGTSEHSISQEDIARISKDMEDSVGLDCKRYLGLTVAAVLGLLVFLTPIAFILLPPILWRDELEPCGTICEGLFISVAFKLLILLIGSWALFFRHQRVEMPRIFVFRALLLVLIFLFVVSYWLFYGVRILDSRDRNYQGIVQYAVSLVDALLFIHYLAIVLLEIRQLQPMFTLKVVRSTDGESRFYSLGNLR